In a genomic window of Roseiflexus castenholzii DSM 13941:
- a CDS encoding Gfo/Idh/MocA family protein: protein MAKILRAALIGAGIMGLNHARVYSEMDDVELVAIADVDPKTVARLMQRFRVRGYTDYRELLEREQLDLVSVVVPTEQHYAVVCDTLRAGVATLVEKPIAATVAQGAELIALAHETGVLLTVGHIERFNPAIIVLKGQLDHGALGRVYQITSRRIGPFPSRIKDVGVVVDLATHDLDIMHYLTDSIVVKLHAEIGRRLHTAHEDLLAAVLRFENDVIGMLDINWLSPNKVRELSVIGERGMFVANYITQDLTLYENDLAPYGTEWPQAALMGVTEGRMIRFKVNKKEPLRAELEAFAAAARCGGPAPVRPEDALLALMVAQKLVESGAYGETLCAVDDHGEVWEPLQPRRRHLAELEVGAIA, encoded by the coding sequence ATGGCGAAAATTCTTCGTGCAGCGCTGATCGGCGCGGGCATTATGGGTCTCAACCATGCGCGCGTGTATTCCGAAATGGATGATGTCGAACTGGTTGCCATCGCCGATGTTGATCCGAAGACGGTTGCGCGACTGATGCAGCGGTTCCGTGTGCGCGGCTACACCGATTATCGTGAATTGCTCGAACGGGAACAACTTGATCTGGTCTCGGTGGTGGTGCCGACAGAGCAGCACTATGCAGTCGTTTGCGATACGTTGCGCGCCGGGGTCGCCACGCTGGTCGAAAAACCGATTGCCGCCACGGTCGCGCAAGGGGCAGAACTGATCGCGCTGGCGCACGAAACCGGTGTGTTGCTTACGGTTGGTCATATCGAACGGTTCAACCCGGCGATCATCGTCCTAAAGGGACAACTCGATCACGGCGCTTTGGGGCGCGTCTATCAAATTACATCGCGCCGTATCGGTCCGTTCCCTAGCCGCATCAAAGATGTCGGCGTTGTCGTCGATCTGGCGACGCACGATCTCGACATCATGCACTATCTGACCGACTCGATCGTCGTCAAGCTGCATGCCGAGATTGGACGGCGCCTGCACACCGCGCACGAAGACCTGCTGGCGGCAGTGTTGCGCTTTGAGAATGACGTGATCGGTATGCTCGATATCAACTGGCTCTCGCCCAACAAAGTGCGTGAACTGTCGGTCATCGGCGAACGCGGGATGTTCGTCGCCAATTACATTACGCAGGACCTGACGCTCTACGAAAACGATCTGGCGCCCTACGGAACGGAATGGCCGCAGGCGGCGCTGATGGGTGTGACCGAAGGGCGTATGATCCGCTTCAAAGTCAACAAAAAGGAGCCGCTGCGCGCCGAACTCGAAGCCTTCGCCGCTGCGGCGCGCTGCGGCGGTCCTGCGCCGGTGCGTCCGGAAGATGCGCTGCTGGCGCTCATGGTCGCGCAGAAACTGGTCGAGTCCGGCGCGTATGGCGAGACCCTGTGCGCAGTCGATGATCACGGCGAAGTCTGGGAACCGCTCCAACCGCGTCGTCGCCATCTCGCTGAACTCGAAGTCGGTGCGATCGCATAA